One stretch of Siphonobacter curvatus DNA includes these proteins:
- the nusA gene encoding transcription termination factor NusA, producing the protein MNSAELIASFADFAREKNIDRPTMIKILEDVFRTMIRKKYGTDENFDVIINPDNGDLEMFRTREIVDDDSEDIWDYDKIPLADAKKIEKDFEVGEEVVEEVKLEDFGRRVVQTARQTLIQKVKDMEKELLYYRYKDQVGELLTVEVYQVLGREIICLDAQGNELSLPRDQQIPRDRFKKGDSTKAVIHKVEMNNGTPKITLSRTSPVFLERLFEQEIPEVTDGLIMVRRVVREPGERAKVAVESYDDRIDPVGACVGMKGSRIHTIVREMNNENIDVINFTDNIELLIARALSPAKISRMSIHKDDKRVSAWLKPDQISLAIGKGGQNIKLAGKLVGMEIDVFRETEGPVDDDDVELNEFSDEIEQWVIDEFHRVGLDTAKSVLAMGKEDLVRRTELEEETIDEVLDILRQEFD; encoded by the coding sequence ATGAACAGTGCAGAACTGATTGCTTCCTTCGCCGATTTTGCGAGAGAGAAGAACATTGACCGTCCGACGATGATCAAAATTCTGGAAGATGTCTTCCGGACCATGATTCGTAAGAAATACGGTACTGACGAGAACTTTGACGTAATTATCAACCCTGATAACGGGGATTTGGAAATGTTCCGGACCCGTGAAATCGTGGATGATGATTCAGAAGATATTTGGGATTACGATAAAATTCCGCTGGCTGACGCTAAAAAAATCGAAAAGGATTTTGAGGTAGGCGAAGAAGTAGTGGAAGAAGTAAAACTGGAAGATTTTGGTCGTCGGGTCGTACAAACGGCTCGCCAAACCCTGATTCAGAAAGTAAAGGATATGGAGAAGGAATTGCTCTATTATCGTTACAAAGATCAGGTAGGAGAGTTGCTGACGGTAGAAGTGTATCAGGTATTAGGACGGGAGATTATCTGTCTGGATGCTCAGGGAAATGAATTAAGTTTGCCCCGTGATCAGCAGATTCCCCGGGATCGCTTTAAGAAAGGCGATTCGACCAAGGCCGTGATTCACAAAGTAGAAATGAACAACGGTACTCCGAAAATCACGCTTTCTCGGACGTCCCCAGTATTCCTGGAACGTTTGTTTGAGCAGGAAATTCCTGAAGTAACCGATGGATTGATCATGGTACGCCGCGTGGTACGTGAACCGGGCGAGCGGGCCAAGGTTGCCGTAGAATCTTACGACGACAGGATTGATCCCGTAGGTGCTTGCGTAGGGATGAAAGGTAGTCGGATTCATACGATTGTACGGGAAATGAACAATGAGAATATTGACGTGATTAATTTTACGGATAATATCGAGTTGTTGATTGCCCGGGCCTTAAGTCCAGCCAAGATTAGCCGCATGAGCATTCACAAGGATGACAAGCGGGTATCGGCCTGGCTTAAGCCCGATCAGATTTCACTGGCTATCGGAAAAGGTGGTCAGAATATTAAGCTGGCAGGAAAATTAGTAGGGATGGAAATCGACGTCTTCCGTGAAACCGAAGGGCCCGTGGACGACGACGACGTAGAACTGAACGAGTTTTCCGACGAAATTGAACAGTGGGTCATTGATGAGTTCCACCGCGTAGGTCTCGATACGGCCAAGAGCGTTCTTGCCATGGGTAAGGAAGACTTGGTACGCCGGACGGAGCTGGAGGAAGAAACCATCGATGAAGTACTGGACATTCTGCGACAGGAATTCGATTAA
- a CDS encoding ribosome maturation factor RimP, producing the protein MNLKAKITELATALLPDESYFLVDIQVSESRIKSKVTILLDSDAGISIDECAALSRELGRQLEELNLFENAYTLEVSSPGVDFPLTQTRQYQRNAGRKLRVQFLDGGEKMGTLNAVTDSTITLTTDGTKKEPSVDLVIPYSEIKKAQVLVSFK; encoded by the coding sequence ATGAATTTGAAGGCAAAAATAACAGAGCTGGCTACGGCCTTACTGCCCGATGAAAGTTATTTTCTGGTAGATATACAGGTAAGTGAGTCCCGTATTAAATCGAAAGTGACTATTTTACTGGACAGCGATGCCGGAATTAGTATTGACGAATGTGCCGCATTGAGTCGGGAATTGGGCCGGCAGTTAGAGGAACTGAATTTGTTTGAAAACGCTTATACATTAGAAGTATCCTCTCCTGGTGTCGATTTTCCACTTACGCAAACCCGTCAATACCAACGCAACGCCGGTCGTAAGCTACGAGTTCAGTTCTTGGATGGTGGAGAGAAGATGGGTACACTTAATGCGGTAACCGATTCCACCATCACCCTGACTACGGATGGAACCAAAAAGGAACCTTCGGTAGACCTCGTAATACCTTATTCCGAAATTAAGAAGGCACAAGTGCTGGTTTCATTTAAATGA
- a CDS encoding endonuclease/exonuclease/phosphatase family protein, with the protein MASRHPTEGFFTKLLALGTYALCAFLLIGYLLGYTLWWTHWLTGFWLIGMPEVMVLVAFLTLFWFFKKVSRAWFPLLVLLLGWPFWQRTIGFSAQPTATSKSHKTLSVTTFNTTFFNASTYWTTKDSRPARTMLTWLQHSDSDVLCLQEYYNQENASYPNDFKSTALLQKAGFTYKAVLKNLSWYEGEARTGETGYLGPVLFSKYPIIDQDSRVFENAGGHNGYVRADIRKGNDTLRVISLHLYSMGVRVGKVVKAPNSKSAKAETRSILHQLKAGFIAHNEEIDEILKEVKNSPYPVILCGDYNEVPTGIAYGKTRQYLKNSFEEAGNGFGFTLNRSPWLIRIDNQFHSNHFKVLRHQVHREVKGSDHFPVQVLYQY; encoded by the coding sequence ATGGCTTCCCGACACCCCACTGAAGGATTTTTTACCAAATTACTGGCTCTGGGTACTTACGCCTTATGTGCCTTTTTATTGATCGGCTATCTCTTAGGTTATACCCTGTGGTGGACCCACTGGCTTACCGGATTCTGGCTCATTGGCATGCCTGAGGTGATGGTTCTGGTCGCGTTTTTAACGCTTTTCTGGTTTTTCAAAAAGGTAAGTCGAGCCTGGTTTCCCCTGTTGGTTCTACTCCTGGGCTGGCCTTTCTGGCAGCGGACCATCGGCTTCTCAGCTCAACCAACCGCCACGTCGAAAAGTCATAAAACACTGTCGGTCACAACGTTTAATACGACGTTTTTTAACGCTTCTACCTATTGGACTACCAAAGATTCTAGGCCCGCCCGAACCATGCTCACCTGGCTTCAGCATAGTGACTCGGATGTGCTTTGTCTACAAGAATATTATAATCAGGAAAATGCTAGTTACCCAAACGACTTTAAATCGACGGCTCTTTTGCAAAAGGCTGGATTTACCTATAAAGCCGTATTAAAAAATCTGAGCTGGTACGAAGGCGAGGCCCGCACGGGCGAGACCGGCTATTTAGGTCCCGTACTATTTTCTAAATATCCTATTATTGATCAGGATTCCCGGGTTTTTGAAAATGCGGGAGGTCATAACGGTTACGTACGTGCGGATATCAGAAAAGGGAATGATACGCTCCGGGTCATTAGCCTCCACTTGTATTCTATGGGGGTACGCGTTGGAAAGGTCGTCAAAGCCCCTAATTCGAAATCGGCTAAAGCCGAAACGCGAAGTATTCTTCACCAATTGAAAGCCGGTTTTATCGCTCATAACGAAGAAATTGACGAGATACTCAAAGAAGTAAAGAATAGTCCGTATCCCGTTATTCTTTGCGGCGATTACAATGAAGTGCCCACGGGTATCGCCTACGGGAAAACCCGTCAGTACCTTAAAAATAGCTTTGAAGAAGCCGGAAACGGGTTTGGTTTTACGCTCAACCGTAGTCCTTGGTTGATTCGTATCGATAATCAGTTTCACAGTAATCATTTTAAAGTACTGCGTCATCAGGTGCATCGCGAGGTTAAGGGGTCCGATCACTTTCCGGTGCAAGTACTTTACCAATATTAG
- a CDS encoding HmuY family protein, which yields MSTQKLRSIFLLLSLTALVPACTDDDPPLPDNTVQFEASEVGFTANQTELEVKVNLDRTVTAATNVTVELAPTGVTYGTHFTTTPAATNNTLTLTVPANTKTTSFKVTKAANIVLNGSETIDFTIKSVGTGLVVGQTAKEKLKFSSIISSGSALKLNGGAGGSSALNSVFVDFSSNSQTAIARNSWELGFFGGSDFRVIINATTGAAVKALTKTDLAQVTAADTVALANTLILGQGQGTFDIIDNVDGDLTKTAIKEISATDANNPVYILNPGASGTGQKPWYKIRILRKGTGYTVQYARITETTFKTLDVTKDGNVNFSYVSLPQGKVVAGEPAKASWDIVWGLTTYKATETIPYPYADFVQINSLAGVQAAEILTSTTSYDAYAESNVAATPFKSDRNVIGGNWRTSAGPNGTPAGVKTDRFYVIKDAAGNVYKLKFINYTSTDGGERGYPNIEYKLVKKGS from the coding sequence ATGAGTACGCAAAAACTACGCTCTATTTTTCTGCTGTTAAGCCTAACGGCCCTTGTGCCAGCCTGTACCGACGATGATCCGCCGCTACCCGACAATACGGTACAATTTGAAGCCAGTGAAGTCGGATTTACGGCGAATCAGACCGAGTTAGAGGTGAAAGTAAATCTGGACCGTACGGTGACAGCGGCCACTAATGTTACCGTCGAACTGGCACCCACGGGGGTTACCTACGGTACACACTTTACGACGACACCTGCGGCCACAAATAATACACTTACGCTGACTGTTCCAGCTAACACTAAGACGACTTCATTCAAAGTAACCAAGGCGGCCAACATCGTACTCAATGGTTCGGAAACGATTGATTTCACGATCAAATCCGTCGGTACGGGGCTCGTGGTCGGACAAACGGCCAAGGAAAAACTGAAGTTCTCTTCCATTATTTCCAGCGGTTCTGCCCTGAAACTCAATGGTGGGGCTGGCGGATCGAGTGCTTTGAACTCGGTATTCGTGGATTTCAGCAGCAATAGCCAAACGGCCATTGCCCGGAACAGCTGGGAATTAGGCTTTTTTGGAGGAAGCGACTTCCGCGTAATCATCAATGCGACGACGGGAGCGGCCGTAAAAGCCCTTACGAAAACGGATCTGGCTCAGGTGACGGCAGCGGATACGGTAGCTCTGGCAAACACGCTGATTTTGGGGCAGGGTCAGGGAACGTTCGATATTATTGATAATGTGGACGGTGACTTAACCAAGACGGCCATCAAGGAAATCTCAGCAACGGACGCTAACAACCCTGTATACATCCTGAACCCGGGAGCATCGGGTACGGGTCAGAAACCCTGGTATAAAATCCGGATTTTACGCAAGGGAACGGGCTACACTGTACAGTATGCCCGCATTACAGAAACCACGTTTAAAACGCTGGATGTAACCAAAGATGGAAACGTTAATTTCAGCTACGTTTCGCTGCCGCAGGGTAAAGTGGTAGCAGGAGAACCCGCGAAAGCCAGTTGGGACATCGTTTGGGGACTGACGACGTATAAAGCCACCGAAACGATTCCGTATCCATACGCTGACTTTGTACAAATCAACAGCCTGGCGGGTGTGCAGGCCGCTGAAATCCTGACCAGCACCACTAGCTATGACGCTTACGCCGAAAGCAACGTGGCGGCTACGCCTTTCAAAAGCGATCGTAACGTAATTGGAGGTAACTGGCGTACCTCGGCCGGACCGAACGGAACGCCGGCCGGTGTGAAAACGGATCGTTTCTACGTCATTAAAGATGCTGCCGGCAACGTGTATAAACTGAAGTTCATTAACTATACCTCAACGGACGGCGGCGAACGGGGCTATCCCAATATTGAATATAAGTTAGTGAAAAAGGGAAGCTAA
- a CDS encoding TonB-dependent receptor, with translation MAVLRTISVALAFSLITSLLWAQTGQVMGKVTDEQGEGVEAASLVIKGTTYGVASDQQGIYRFKELKAGTYQIRVSRVGMSSQELALYVKENETTTLNIQLRSENKDFQEVVVTGQFEPQSLRQSVFQVRTIELERIQARAATSLVGVLNTELGIRFSNDPALGTSDIQLMGMAGRNVKILLDGVPMLDRGDTRESLNQIDINTIARIEIVEGPMSVSYGSDALAGVINIITKKPGAERLSVMARVQEESVGEEYAPFTGKGSHIESANLTWQKKGWFVSAGGTRNDFGGWQGYSATRTQDWHGKAQGLGNGIVGYTGKTFNIRYRLDGLHEKINALGAVNTNTNRALDQNFITRRLMHQGQAEWKANDRFSLNAVAAYTDYSRRTQSTVIDLNTGRRTLSTDQGQQDLSRFENVMFRTTAQYKLSSAVSLQPGLELNRDHASGARISGTPSITDMALYVSSEIRPVSGLVLRPGLRFIRNSAYDAPPVIPSLNTKFSLTKKLDVRLAYARGFRSPALRELYFSFFDASHSIAGNPNLKAEYSNSFNGSLSWLALQEKTVYLSSTLTGFYNDFHDLIGYGNDPTDPKIMRTVNIDRFKTTGLTLNNVLQWKDLKTNFGYSYIGRFNQLSSSRDLPEFVWSSEINANVIYTVKPSRTQINLFYKYAGKRTSYQTTADLQTQLAETADYHWLDLSLSQPVFKVLTLQGGVKNLLNVTRLNNTATESGSAHSTNGPIPMSYGRSYFLGLTFNWSQH, from the coding sequence GTGGCTGTCCTTCGAACCATTAGTGTCGCACTGGCTTTTAGCTTGATTACGAGTTTATTATGGGCTCAAACGGGTCAGGTTATGGGCAAAGTGACGGATGAACAGGGAGAAGGCGTAGAAGCTGCTTCGTTAGTGATCAAAGGCACAACCTATGGGGTAGCATCGGATCAACAGGGTATCTATCGCTTTAAAGAACTAAAAGCGGGTACGTACCAGATTCGGGTGAGTCGGGTAGGAATGAGTAGTCAGGAACTTGCCCTGTACGTAAAGGAAAATGAAACCACGACCCTGAATATTCAGCTTCGGAGTGAAAACAAGGATTTTCAGGAAGTAGTCGTTACGGGTCAGTTTGAACCGCAGTCCCTACGACAATCCGTTTTTCAGGTACGGACGATTGAACTGGAACGCATTCAGGCTCGGGCCGCGACCTCACTGGTGGGCGTATTGAATACGGAATTAGGCATTCGCTTTTCCAATGATCCCGCTCTGGGAACCTCTGACATTCAACTCATGGGCATGGCGGGCCGCAACGTAAAAATTCTGCTCGACGGCGTACCCATGCTTGACCGCGGTGATACCCGCGAAAGCCTCAACCAGATCGACATTAATACCATCGCCCGCATTGAAATTGTGGAAGGGCCCATGTCCGTTTCATACGGATCGGATGCTCTGGCGGGCGTTATCAATATCATCACGAAGAAACCCGGTGCCGAACGACTTTCCGTCATGGCCCGTGTACAGGAAGAAAGCGTAGGGGAGGAGTATGCTCCTTTTACCGGCAAAGGCTCTCACATCGAAAGTGCTAACCTGACTTGGCAGAAAAAAGGCTGGTTTGTATCGGCGGGCGGAACCCGTAATGATTTTGGCGGCTGGCAGGGGTACTCGGCTACCCGTACGCAGGACTGGCACGGAAAGGCTCAGGGCTTGGGAAATGGCATCGTAGGTTACACGGGGAAAACTTTCAACATTCGGTATCGGCTCGATGGACTACACGAAAAAATCAATGCATTAGGAGCGGTCAATACCAATACCAATCGGGCTCTGGATCAGAATTTCATTACCCGTCGACTGATGCATCAGGGGCAGGCCGAGTGGAAAGCGAATGATCGGTTTAGTCTGAATGCGGTAGCCGCGTATACGGACTACAGTCGTCGCACCCAATCGACGGTTATTGATTTGAATACCGGTCGCCGGACGCTTTCGACGGATCAGGGCCAGCAGGATCTTTCGCGTTTCGAAAATGTGATGTTCCGGACGACGGCCCAGTACAAACTTTCATCTGCCGTATCGCTACAACCCGGTTTGGAACTGAACCGCGATCACGCCAGTGGAGCCCGGATCAGCGGAACGCCTTCCATTACGGATATGGCCCTGTACGTTTCATCCGAAATCCGGCCCGTCTCTGGCCTGGTGCTGCGTCCTGGCTTACGCTTTATTCGAAATTCGGCTTATGATGCCCCGCCCGTTATTCCTTCGTTAAATACCAAGTTTTCACTGACGAAAAAACTCGATGTACGACTCGCGTACGCCCGGGGTTTTCGTTCGCCGGCGTTGCGGGAACTATACTTCAGTTTCTTCGATGCGAGTCACTCCATTGCAGGCAATCCTAATTTAAAAGCCGAGTACTCCAACAGTTTCAATGGGTCCTTATCCTGGCTGGCCTTGCAGGAGAAAACCGTATATCTGAGTTCAACGCTTACGGGCTTTTACAACGATTTTCATGATCTGATCGGGTACGGAAACGACCCAACCGACCCCAAAATCATGCGTACCGTCAACATTGATCGCTTCAAAACGACGGGTCTGACCCTCAATAATGTGCTGCAGTGGAAGGATCTTAAAACCAATTTTGGGTATTCCTACATTGGACGCTTTAATCAATTGTCAAGCTCTCGGGATTTGCCGGAATTTGTCTGGTCTTCGGAAATCAATGCCAATGTCATCTATACCGTCAAGCCATCGCGTACGCAGATCAACCTTTTCTATAAATACGCCGGCAAACGCACTTCATATCAAACGACGGCTGATTTACAGACCCAACTTGCCGAAACGGCGGACTACCACTGGCTTGATTTGTCGTTGTCTCAACCCGTATTCAAAGTCCTAACCTTACAGGGCGGCGTAAAAAATCTGCTCAACGTAACCCGATTAAACAATACGGCTACCGAGAGCGGCAGTGCCCACAGTACCAATGGTCCGATTCCGATGAGTTACGGACGTTCGTATTTCTTGGGTTTAACCTTCAACTGGAGTCAACACTAA